Proteins encoded together in one bacterium window:
- a CDS encoding peptidase, which produces MKMFKLSVIALGIVLLCSSLLSSQNELKKKLESLPGILSVERIQPDSEYTEAFKIYIEQPIDHHNPNGKKFEQKFYLSHNDYSLPMVIELDGYNIDLNRGNELASILKCNKVVVEHRFFGESVPDSIDWNYLTIEQAANDHHNIIATLKEIYQDKWITTGISKGGQTTYIHKYFFPDDADASVCYVAPLNLASEDPRIYHFLDNVGNEECRTKMVLFQREVLKRADQLIPLFLNEAKENSYTFSLGNDRLIFEYIVLEYGFAFWQWQYTTCDQIPDTTASNEELWDHLQNGSSYTYFSDQEAIPNIPFAYQAYAQMGYYGYDITDFKDLLIEVKEPTSKIFLPENLRPVFDCCSMQKINSWIQKYGNNMIFIYGEIDSWSATAVELTGETNSIKMVKKGGNHRTRINSFDDEERNFIINKLEYWLDYRIPQKKAGI; this is translated from the coding sequence ATGAAAATGTTTAAGCTTTCTGTAATTGCTCTCGGGATTGTACTTCTTTGCTCCTCCCTTCTCTCTTCACAGAATGAACTAAAGAAAAAACTTGAATCTCTTCCAGGAATTCTAAGCGTTGAAAGAATTCAACCAGACTCAGAATATACTGAGGCATTTAAAATATATATCGAGCAACCTATTGATCATCATAATCCCAACGGAAAAAAATTCGAGCAAAAATTTTATCTGTCTCACAACGATTATTCCCTTCCAATGGTCATTGAACTTGACGGATACAACATCGATTTAAATAGAGGTAATGAACTTGCATCAATATTAAAGTGCAATAAAGTCGTTGTTGAGCATCGTTTCTTTGGAGAATCTGTTCCCGATAGTATTGATTGGAATTATTTGACAATCGAGCAAGCTGCGAATGATCACCACAATATTATTGCAACTTTGAAAGAGATCTATCAGGACAAATGGATAACAACAGGAATCAGTAAAGGCGGACAAACAACCTATATCCATAAATATTTTTTTCCGGATGATGCTGATGCATCAGTGTGTTATGTGGCACCTCTCAACCTAGCCTCGGAAGATCCTCGTATTTATCATTTTCTCGATAATGTCGGTAATGAAGAGTGCAGAACAAAAATGGTTCTTTTTCAGAGAGAAGTTTTAAAAAGAGCTGATCAATTAATTCCACTCTTTCTTAACGAAGCAAAAGAAAATAGTTATACTTTTTCATTAGGAAATGATAGATTAATCTTCGAGTACATCGTGCTCGAGTACGGATTTGCATTCTGGCAATGGCAATACACAACCTGCGATCAAATCCCTGATACAACGGCTTCCAACGAAGAGTTGTGGGATCATCTACAAAACGGTTCATCTTACACATACTTTTCAGATCAGGAAGCTATACCAAATATTCCCTTTGCTTACCAGGCTTATGCACAAATGGGATACTATGGTTATGATATAACTGATTTTAAAGATTTGTTAATAGAAGTGAAAGAACCAACGAGTAAAATATTTTTGCCAGAAAATCTCAGACCTGTATTTGATTGCTGCAGTATGCAAAAGATAAATAGCTGGATTCAGAAATATGGCAATAATATGATTTTTATTTACGGTGAGATTGATTCCTGGTCTGCCACAGCAGTTGAACTTACTGGAGAAACCAACTCCATTAAAATGGTAAAGAAAGGTGGTAATCATCGAACGAGAATTAATAGTTTTGATGATGAAGAGCGAAATTTTATAATAAATAAATTGGAGTATTGGCTGGATTATAGAATTCCTCAAAAAAAAGCCGGGATTTAA
- a CDS encoding dihydrodipicolinate synthase family protein — translation MANTLKGIYPPLVTPFNDDEVAPEKLIDNLKKYELKLLAGYVLFGSNGESVFLTKEEKLLLIRTTREHTKRTIIAGTGMESIKDTILLTNEAADSGADYALIISPSFYKADMKHHSFLNYYTRIADSVMIPVIIYNVPKFTNVNIETETIIELANHPNIIGLKDSTENPSRISEIAANVHSGFKLIVGTASVLYNGILNGAAAGILALANIAPDQCFQILSNLNEQNYQKALEIQNKMIPVNKAVTAKYGVAGLKAAMDLIGYFGGHPRLPLEPLSEASIIELKIILKKAELIE, via the coding sequence ATGGCGAATACATTAAAAGGAATCTATCCTCCACTTGTGACTCCTTTCAATGATGATGAGGTCGCACCTGAGAAGCTAATCGATAATTTGAAAAAGTATGAATTAAAATTACTAGCCGGGTATGTTTTATTTGGTTCTAATGGTGAGAGTGTATTCCTTACGAAGGAAGAAAAACTTTTATTGATTAGGACTACTCGGGAGCATACCAAGCGGACAATTATTGCTGGCACCGGGATGGAATCAATTAAGGATACAATCTTGCTGACAAATGAAGCCGCTGATTCTGGTGCTGATTATGCCTTAATAATTTCACCATCATTCTATAAAGCAGATATGAAGCATCACTCATTTTTGAATTACTATACCCGAATAGCTGACAGCGTGATGATTCCCGTTATAATTTATAATGTTCCAAAGTTTACAAATGTGAATATTGAAACCGAGACAATTATAGAATTAGCAAATCACCCAAACATCATTGGTCTGAAAGATAGTACTGAAAATCCTTCGAGAATTTCTGAGATTGCTGCAAATGTCCATTCAGGCTTTAAATTGATTGTCGGAACGGCATCAGTTCTGTATAATGGAATATTGAACGGAGCTGCTGCTGGAATTTTAGCGCTTGCAAACATAGCTCCTGACCAATGTTTTCAAATTTTATCAAATTTAAACGAACAGAATTATCAAAAGGCGTTGGAGATACAGAATAAAATGATTCCGGTTAACAAAGCAGTAACAGCAAAATATGGTGTTGCAGGATTAAAAGCTGCAATGGATTTAATAGGATATTTTGGTGGTCATCCCAGGTTACCACTTGAGCCACTGAGCGAAGCCAGTATCATCGAGCTAAAGATAATTTTAAAGAAAGCTGAATTAATAGAGTAG
- a CDS encoding 4-hydroxy-tetrahydrodipicolinate synthase — MFKGTGTALITPFKKDQSIDYESLRKIVHQQIAGDVDALVVIGTTGESPVIEFDERKKIISLVVEEVKGKIPVIVGTGTNNTKKVIELNKQAEELKVDGVLIVNPYYNKGTQDSLVEHYKFISDKTKLPIILYNVPSRTGMNILPETAVRIHKECKNVVAIKEASGNISQIAHLISIKPDSLSVLSGNDDQTLAIMASGGDGVISVFSNPYPNKMKEITDAVLSNKIKDAQILNNKYLSMMNTLFVETSPAPVKYVMSKLGLCANVVRLPLAVATAKAEKLLDEEMKNI, encoded by the coding sequence ATGTTCAAAGGAACCGGAACTGCACTCATCACACCTTTCAAAAAGGATCAGTCAATTGATTACGAATCACTTCGAAAAATTGTTCATCAGCAGATTGCTGGCGATGTTGATGCGTTAGTTGTTATCGGCACAACAGGTGAATCACCAGTAATTGAGTTCGACGAGAGAAAGAAAATAATTTCACTTGTTGTTGAAGAAGTAAAAGGAAAAATTCCTGTTATAGTTGGTACTGGAACAAACAACACAAAGAAAGTAATCGAGCTGAATAAACAAGCTGAAGAATTAAAAGTGGATGGAGTTCTGATTGTAAATCCATATTACAATAAAGGCACTCAGGATAGTCTGGTCGAGCATTACAAATTCATTTCTGATAAAACAAAACTTCCGATAATTCTTTACAACGTGCCTTCAAGAACCGGGATGAATATTCTTCCTGAAACTGCTGTTCGAATTCATAAAGAATGCAAGAATGTTGTTGCGATAAAAGAAGCAAGCGGTAACATTTCTCAAATTGCTCACCTTATCTCAATCAAACCGGATTCATTATCAGTTCTCTCTGGTAATGATGATCAGACGCTCGCAATAATGGCTTCGGGTGGAGATGGAGTCATTTCTGTTTTCTCAAATCCATATCCAAATAAGATGAAAGAAATTACTGATGCAGTTTTGAGTAACAAAATAAAAGACGCTCAAATACTTAACAACAAATATTTGTCTATGATGAATACCTTATTTGTTGAAACAAGTCCTGCACCTGTGAAGTACGTAATGAGTAAGTTAGGTTTGTGTGCGAATGTTGTTCGTCTTCCATTAGCCGTTGCGACTGCAAAAGCCGAAAAATTACTCGATGAGGAAATGAAAAATATCTAA
- a CDS encoding insulinase family protein, with the protein MKTLIISILLTGIIMAQEIVELKQPNSAKLVVKFMFKNGSISDPQGKEGLTYTTSQLITQGGTGELTFGDIQDKIYPMAASYYSSVDKEVAIFTFQFHKDWMDEFYPIMIGLITNPSLSQSDFDRVKVNQQAYVDQVIRASSDEEYSKKALEDFLFRGTNYQHMIEGKSASVSGITLDDVKAHYKKYFTRNNLMVGIAGNYSEDFLNKLKSDLNKLPDTIPTVPIPPVVKSPNGIEVEIIAKEGAFGSAIFTGYPLSITRADDDFAALMVANSYLGEHRKSYGKLYQMIREQRSMNYGDYSYIEWYNNGGGNMLPPSGVPRHSNYFALWIRPVQIAKQLKAQYEELSDINIGHAHFALRMALREMDKMIKNGISQEDFEATRAFLQSYIKLYIKSPDEQLGYLMDSKMYGRENYIQELGELLSKVTLDDVNSAIKKYMQIENMKITIVTDVSEAEPLAKSLKENLTSPMSYSNIVKAGLSEEILNEDAATENFKLNVKNVTIVDSKDTFK; encoded by the coding sequence TTAAAACAGCCTAATTCAGCTAAACTTGTTGTTAAATTTATGTTTAAGAATGGATCAATTAGCGATCCTCAGGGGAAAGAAGGATTGACTTATACTACTTCTCAGTTGATTACTCAAGGTGGAACAGGTGAACTTACTTTCGGTGATATTCAAGACAAAATCTATCCAATGGCAGCAAGCTATTATTCATCAGTCGATAAAGAGGTTGCAATATTTACTTTTCAATTTCACAAAGACTGGATGGATGAGTTTTATCCAATTATGATTGGACTTATAACGAATCCATCATTATCCCAATCTGATTTTGATAGAGTGAAAGTTAATCAGCAGGCTTATGTTGATCAGGTAATCCGTGCTTCGTCTGATGAAGAATACAGCAAAAAAGCATTAGAAGATTTTCTGTTCAGAGGAACCAACTATCAACATATGATCGAAGGAAAATCAGCTTCCGTCAGTGGAATAACTCTCGATGATGTTAAAGCACACTACAAAAAATATTTCACAAGAAATAATCTGATGGTAGGGATTGCTGGAAATTACAGCGAAGATTTTCTGAATAAATTAAAAAGTGATCTCAATAAATTACCGGACACGATACCGACAGTTCCAATCCCACCAGTTGTGAAATCGCCCAATGGTATTGAAGTAGAAATAATCGCAAAGGAAGGAGCTTTTGGCTCTGCAATTTTCACCGGATATCCGCTCTCAATAACCAGAGCAGACGATGATTTTGCAGCGTTAATGGTGGCAAATTCATATTTAGGTGAACACAGAAAATCTTACGGAAAACTCTATCAGATGATTCGTGAACAACGCTCAATGAACTATGGTGATTACTCATACATTGAATGGTACAATAACGGTGGTGGAAACATGCTTCCTCCTTCAGGTGTACCAAGACATTCAAACTATTTTGCGTTGTGGATAAGACCTGTTCAGATTGCAAAGCAACTGAAAGCGCAGTATGAAGAATTAAGTGATATAAATATTGGTCACGCTCATTTTGCATTACGAATGGCTTTGAGAGAAATGGATAAGATGATTAAAAACGGAATCTCACAGGAAGATTTTGAAGCAACACGTGCTTTCCTTCAAAGTTACATTAAGCTATACATTAAATCACCCGATGAGCAACTTGGTTATTTAATGGATTCAAAAATGTACGGCAGAGAAAATTATATTCAGGAGCTAGGTGAGCTGCTTTCAAAAGTTACACTTGATGATGTTAATTCAGCAATAAAAAAATATATGCAGATTGAAAATATGAAAATCACAATCGTGACCGATGTCAGTGAAGCCGAACCACTTGCAAAAAGTCTAAAGGAAAACTTGACTTCACCAATGAGCTATTCCAATATTGTCAAAGCTGGATTATCCGAAGAGATCCTGAACGAAGATGCAGCAACAGAAAACTTCAAATTGAATGTTAAAAATGTAACAATTGTTGATTCGAAAGACACATTCAAGTAA
- a CDS encoding glycyl-radical enzyme activating protein → MSLDSKRGIIFNIQRFAIHDGPGIRTTVFFKGCPLRCWWCHNPESHKILPEKYKGCNPRRGFDHNFSTDKEEVGKEFYVDELMNEILKDRIFYDDSGGGVTFSGGEPLIQPDFLIALLKLCEDEGIHTAVDTSGYASSDVMNKAAESTELFLFDLKLMRDDLHTKYTGVSNQLILKNLVELNQLGKKINIRIPIVPELTDTNENLFAIRGFISDLNNVAGINLLPYHRLGEGKYERFGTENKMNDTVSPDKKSLENIRQFFRELNCKVTIGG, encoded by the coding sequence ATGTCTTTAGATTCTAAACGGGGAATAATTTTCAACATTCAAAGATTTGCAATCCACGATGGTCCGGGAATTCGCACGACCGTTTTCTTCAAAGGATGTCCGCTACGATGCTGGTGGTGTCATAATCCGGAAAGCCACAAAATACTTCCTGAAAAATATAAAGGATGCAATCCAAGAAGAGGTTTCGATCATAATTTCTCAACAGATAAGGAAGAAGTCGGAAAAGAATTTTATGTAGATGAATTAATGAATGAAATTCTGAAAGACAGAATATTTTATGATGATTCAGGCGGAGGTGTTACTTTTTCTGGTGGTGAACCGCTTATTCAGCCGGATTTTTTAATTGCACTGCTTAAGCTTTGTGAAGATGAAGGGATTCATACAGCAGTCGATACAAGCGGATATGCTTCATCAGATGTCATGAATAAAGCTGCTGAATCCACAGAACTATTCCTATTCGATTTAAAGCTAATGCGTGATGACCTTCACACAAAATACACAGGGGTATCCAATCAACTGATATTGAAAAACCTTGTTGAACTTAATCAATTGGGTAAAAAAATAAATATCAGGATTCCAATAGTTCCAGAGCTGACAGATACAAACGAAAACCTTTTTGCTATCAGGGGATTTATTTCAGATTTAAATAACGTAGCTGGAATTAATCTTTTACCCTATCACCGTTTGGGTGAGGGAAAATATGAAAGATTTGGAACAGAAAATAAAATGAATGATACTGTTTCACCTGATAAAAAAAGTCTGGAGAACATCAGACAATTCTTTAGAGAATTAAACTGTAAAGTAACAATTGGTGGTTGA
- a CDS encoding proline dehydrogenase family protein: MKFVQRAVKRFMPGTTTESAIEASRELLKQNIPTTLTHLGENITKIEEAEENAQHYLKVLEKINSEKLDIEISLKLTQIGLDLSFEKTFELFTNITEKAIKFNNNVFIDIEDSSYVDKTISFYKKAKENYENVGLCLQAYLYRTMDDLKKIMEINPWIRLVKGAYKEPSSVAFPNLSQVNENYIAISDYLLNQISDQGIRVAFGTHDLSIQEQVKNKSEEIGIPKDKFEFQMLYGIKTSEQYKLEKEGYKIRTLISYGEHWYPWYMRRLAERPANVGFVLKNIFSK; the protein is encoded by the coding sequence ATGAAATTTGTTCAAAGAGCCGTAAAACGATTTATGCCCGGAACCACAACCGAATCTGCAATTGAAGCATCTAGAGAACTACTTAAGCAGAATATTCCTACTACTTTAACACATCTTGGTGAAAATATCACTAAAATAGAGGAAGCTGAAGAAAATGCTCAGCATTATCTGAAAGTTTTGGAGAAAATAAATAGTGAAAAACTGGATATTGAAATTTCATTAAAGCTTACCCAGATTGGATTGGATCTGTCATTTGAAAAAACATTTGAGTTATTTACAAACATTACTGAGAAAGCAATAAAGTTTAACAACAATGTTTTTATTGACATTGAAGATAGTTCTTACGTTGATAAAACAATTAGCTTCTACAAAAAAGCAAAGGAAAATTATGAGAATGTAGGATTGTGTCTGCAAGCTTATCTTTACCGCACAATGGATGATCTTAAAAAGATCATGGAAATAAATCCGTGGATACGATTGGTTAAAGGTGCATATAAAGAACCTTCGTCTGTAGCATTTCCTAACTTATCTCAGGTAAATGAAAATTATATTGCTATATCTGATTATCTGCTGAATCAAATTAGTGATCAGGGAATACGAGTTGCCTTTGGAACACACGATTTGAGTATTCAGGAGCAAGTGAAGAATAAATCAGAAGAAATTGGAATCCCAAAAGATAAATTCGAGTTCCAGATGCTTTATGGGATCAAGACTTCTGAGCAATACAAACTTGAAAAAGAAGGATATAAAATCCGGACGCTTATAAGCTATGGTGAGCATTGGTATCCGTGGTATATGAGGCGTCTAGCAGAAAGACCGGCGAATGTTGGTTTCGTGTTAAAAAATATATTTAGTAAATAA
- a CDS encoding glycyl radical protein, whose protein sequence is MNERIKKLREQSLNTEERISIERARLLTEFYASGETEKCSVPVARARAFKYILKNKELYVGENELIVGERGPSPKATPTYPELCTHSLEDFDILHNRDKISFKVDDETKIYQQEKVMPFWSGRSIRDRIFNEMDEEWKEAYSSGVFTEFMEQRAPGHTVLDDKIYRMGLKDFKEKINESLNSLDFYNDPKAFEKREELNAMNIAADALINFAKRYSNKLYDLAKDEKDKTRRDELETMAGICNRIPENAPNTFWEALQYYWFVHLGVITELNTWDSFNPGRLDQHLYPFYKRDIESGLLDKEGAKILLQSFWVKFNNQPAPPKVGVTSKESNTYTDFCLINVGGVNERGEDAVNELTYLILDVIEEMRLLQPSSMVQISRKNPDQLVRRALEIIKTGYGQPSLFNTDAIIQEMLRQGKSIIDARNGGASGCVETGAFGKESYVLTGYFNLTKILEITLNNGIDPKTGKQIGIQTGDPKAFQNFEELIETYKKQINFFADIKIKGNIIIERLYAEYLPAPFMSLLIDDCIKKGMDYNNGGARYNTSYIQGVGIGTVTDSLTSIKYNVFEKKKVTMGEFLNALSKNFEGFDEIRNLLLNETPKYGNDNDYADDILKQIFEIFFSAIDGRPNTKGGHFRINLLPTTSHIYFGSVTGATPDGRLAGLPVSEGISPVQGADVNGPTAVLKSAAKIDHLRTGGTLLNQKFSPQIFDGEESIHKIVSLIRSYFKMDGHHIQFNVVDAETLREAQKHPENYRDLIVRVAGYSDYFVDLTPELQEEIIKRTEQVSY, encoded by the coding sequence ATGAACGAAAGAATTAAAAAGCTAAGAGAACAAAGTCTAAATACTGAAGAAAGAATCTCCATCGAACGAGCACGACTCCTGACTGAATTTTATGCAAGCGGTGAAACAGAAAAATGTTCAGTGCCTGTTGCCCGAGCCAGAGCATTCAAATACATACTTAAGAATAAAGAATTATATGTTGGTGAAAATGAATTGATTGTTGGTGAAAGAGGTCCTTCACCAAAAGCAACTCCAACTTATCCGGAATTATGCACACACAGTCTTGAAGATTTTGATATTCTTCACAATCGTGATAAAATTTCATTTAAGGTTGATGATGAAACAAAAATATATCAACAGGAAAAAGTAATGCCTTTCTGGAGCGGAAGATCCATCAGAGACAGAATATTTAACGAGATGGATGAAGAATGGAAAGAAGCTTATTCTTCAGGTGTGTTTACTGAGTTCATGGAGCAGCGGGCTCCCGGTCATACTGTACTTGATGATAAAATTTATAGAATGGGATTGAAAGACTTCAAAGAAAAAATAAATGAATCACTAAACTCACTCGACTTCTACAATGACCCAAAAGCATTTGAGAAACGTGAAGAACTGAATGCAATGAACATCGCTGCTGATGCTCTGATAAATTTTGCTAAAAGATACAGCAATAAACTATATGATCTGGCAAAAGATGAAAAAGATAAAACGAGAAGAGATGAGCTTGAAACAATGGCAGGCATCTGCAATCGTATCCCTGAAAATGCACCGAACACTTTTTGGGAAGCTCTTCAGTACTACTGGTTTGTTCATCTCGGTGTAATTACAGAATTGAACACGTGGGATTCTTTTAATCCCGGCAGACTTGATCAACATCTTTATCCATTTTACAAACGGGATATTGAATCCGGACTGCTTGACAAAGAAGGTGCAAAAATTCTGCTTCAGTCTTTCTGGGTTAAGTTCAACAATCAACCGGCACCACCAAAAGTTGGAGTTACTTCAAAAGAGAGTAACACTTATACAGATTTCTGTCTCATTAATGTCGGCGGTGTTAATGAGAGAGGTGAAGATGCAGTTAATGAACTTACCTATCTTATTCTTGATGTAATTGAAGAGATGCGTTTGCTTCAGCCAAGCTCTATGGTGCAGATCAGCAGAAAAAATCCTGATCAGCTTGTGAGACGAGCTTTGGAAATCATTAAAACAGGATATGGTCAGCCTTCGCTATTTAACACCGATGCAATCATCCAGGAAATGCTCAGACAGGGCAAATCTATTATTGATGCAAGAAATGGTGGTGCTAGCGGATGCGTTGAAACTGGTGCATTTGGAAAAGAAAGTTATGTTCTCACTGGCTACTTCAATCTTACAAAAATTCTTGAAATAACATTAAACAATGGAATTGATCCCAAGACAGGAAAGCAAATAGGTATCCAAACAGGAGATCCGAAAGCATTTCAAAATTTTGAAGAATTAATTGAAACATATAAAAAGCAAATCAATTTCTTTGCTGATATTAAAATTAAAGGTAATATTATCATAGAAAGGCTTTACGCCGAATACCTCCCTGCGCCGTTTATGTCCTTGTTGATTGATGATTGTATTAAAAAAGGAATGGATTACAACAACGGTGGCGCAAGATACAATACTTCGTACATACAGGGAGTTGGAATTGGAACAGTTACTGATTCACTTACTTCTATAAAGTATAATGTTTTTGAGAAAAAGAAAGTTACTATGGGAGAATTCCTTAATGCTCTTAGCAAAAACTTTGAGGGATTTGATGAAATCAGAAATCTGTTACTGAATGAAACTCCAAAGTATGGAAACGATAACGATTATGCAGATGATATTTTAAAGCAAATCTTTGAGATCTTCTTCTCAGCGATTGACGGAAGACCTAACACCAAAGGCGGACATTTCAGAATAAATTTATTGCCGACTACAAGTCACATTTATTTTGGAAGTGTTACCGGCGCGACTCCTGATGGAAGACTTGCAGGACTTCCCGTTTCGGAAGGTATTTCACCCGTACAGGGAGCCGATGTAAACGGTCCGACTGCAGTTTTAAAATCTGCTGCCAAGATTGACCATCTCCGGACAGGCGGAACTTTGCTGAACCAAAAATTCTCACCACAAATTTTTGATGGAGAAGAATCAATCCACAAAATAGTTTCTTTAATCAGATCTTACTTTAAGATGGATGGGCATCACATACAGTTTAATGTGGTTGATGCTGAAACTTTACGAGAAGCACAAAAACATCCTGAGAATTACAGGGATTTGATTGTCCGTGTTGCAGGTTACAGCGATTACTTTGTTGATCTAACCCCTGAATTGCAGGAAGAGATAATTAAAAGGACCGAGCAAGTTAGTTACTGA
- a CDS encoding DMT family transporter has protein sequence MKSNLLLLLTAVIWGFAFVAQRAGMEYLGPFTFNTARFTLGSLSLIPLLLLNQKRKFENNNPQTFSDKNLLYGGIASGTVLFLGATFQQSGLVYTDAGKAGFITGFYIILVPILGLFVKQKTSMFTWFGAVVAIFGLYLLSVNESFEINIGDVLVFIGAFFWAIQILVIGFYSKRIDPFKLAFSQFVVCSILSLLAAVFTESIQIQNILQALLPILYAGLFSVGIAFTIQVVAQREAHPANAAIIMSLEAVFAVIGGWLILNESIPLRGLLGCILMLLGMILSQLYLFGKKK, from the coding sequence ATGAAATCAAATCTACTTTTACTTTTAACTGCCGTTATCTGGGGATTTGCCTTTGTGGCACAAAGAGCAGGAATGGAATATCTCGGTCCCTTCACATTTAACACAGCAAGATTTACTCTCGGAAGTCTTTCACTAATTCCTTTGCTTCTACTCAATCAAAAAAGAAAATTTGAGAACAATAACCCGCAGACATTTTCAGATAAAAATCTTCTTTATGGTGGAATAGCATCCGGAACAGTACTTTTTCTTGGAGCCACATTTCAGCAAAGCGGCTTGGTTTACACTGATGCTGGTAAAGCTGGATTCATTACCGGTTTTTACATAATTCTCGTTCCGATATTGGGTTTGTTCGTAAAGCAGAAGACATCAATGTTTACATGGTTTGGTGCTGTAGTTGCAATATTCGGATTATATCTATTGAGTGTAAATGAATCATTTGAAATAAACATTGGAGATGTGCTTGTTTTTATCGGTGCATTTTTCTGGGCAATACAGATTCTGGTAATTGGATTTTATTCAAAAAGAATTGATCCTTTCAAGCTGGCTTTTTCTCAATTTGTTGTTTGTTCGATTCTCAGCTTATTAGCAGCCGTATTCACTGAATCAATACAAATACAAAATATTTTGCAAGCTTTACTTCCGATTCTTTATGCCGGTTTATTTTCAGTTGGGATAGCATTTACAATTCAAGTTGTTGCCCAGCGTGAAGCCCATCCGGCAAATGCTGCAATCATTATGAGTCTTGAGGCAGTATTTGCAGTTATTGGCGGATGGCTGATTCTTAATGAATCAATTCCATTAAGAGGATTATTAGGTTGCATTTTAATGTTACTTGGAATGATTCTATCTCAGCTTTATCTTTTCGGTAAGAAAAAATAA
- a CDS encoding alanine--glyoxylate aminotransferase family protein: MKEFIPPKRILMGPGPSNVHPRVLSAMSGPTIGHLDPKFIELMDEIKELLKYAFQTKNEVTFAVSGPGSVGMETCLVNLIEPGSKVLVCINGVFGGRMKSIVERCEAEAVVINIPWGKAIDPQIFEDTLKANKDVKVCAFVHAETSTGAKSDIKILTEIAHKNNCIVVADTVTSLGGIPVLIDEWNIDVSYSGSQKCLSCPPGLSPVTFNERAVEYIKNRKTQVQSWFMDLNLILSYWGGSSKRAYHHTAPINSLYALYESLLILKEEGIENSWDRHQANGNILIEEMNKLGLKPFVKEDERLPQLTSIIVPEGIDEAKVRQSLLNDFNIEIGAGLGELAGKVWRIGLMGYSSNEKNINQLVNAMKEILKN; this comes from the coding sequence ATGAAAGAATTTATTCCTCCTAAAAGAATTTTAATGGGTCCCGGTCCATCAAATGTTCATCCAAGAGTTTTAAGTGCGATGTCTGGTCCAACGATCGGACATCTTGATCCAAAGTTCATAGAATTGATGGATGAAATTAAAGAATTACTGAAGTATGCTTTTCAAACAAAAAATGAAGTTACCTTTGCGGTCTCAGGACCCGGCTCTGTTGGAATGGAAACCTGTCTTGTTAATTTAATTGAGCCCGGTTCAAAAGTACTTGTATGCATTAATGGTGTATTCGGTGGAAGAATGAAAAGCATTGTTGAAAGATGTGAGGCTGAAGCCGTCGTAATAAATATTCCCTGGGGAAAAGCAATTGATCCTCAGATTTTCGAAGATACACTCAAAGCAAACAAAGATGTAAAAGTTTGTGCATTTGTTCACGCAGAAACATCGACTGGCGCAAAGAGTGATATCAAGATACTTACAGAAATTGCGCACAAAAATAATTGTATTGTAGTTGCGGATACCGTCACATCGCTCGGAGGAATTCCTGTTTTGATTGATGAATGGAATATTGATGTGTCATATTCAGGTTCACAGAAGTGTCTCTCCTGCCCTCCCGGCCTTTCTCCTGTCACTTTTAATGAACGAGCAGTTGAATACATAAAGAATAGAAAAACTCAAGTTCAAAGCTGGTTTATGGATTTGAATCTGATTCTCAGCTACTGGGGCGGAAGTTCGAAAAGAGCTTATCATCACACAGCACCAATTAATTCTCTGTACGCATTGTATGAATCTCTTCTAATCTTAAAAGAGGAAGGAATTGAAAATTCCTGGGATCGGCATCAGGCTAATGGTAATATATTGATTGAAGAAATGAATAAGCTTGGTTTGAAGCCATTTGTTAAAGAAGACGAAAGATTACCTCAACTTACTTCTATTATTGTACCTGAAGGAATTGATGAAGCAAAAGTTCGTCAATCATTACTCAATGATTTTAATATTGAAATTGGAGCTGGATTGGGAGAACTAGCTGGTAAAGTTTGGCGAATAGGATTGATGGGTTATTCAAGTAATGAAAAGAATATCAATCAATTGGTCAATGCAATGAAAGAAATACTCAAGAATTAA